The Gossypium arboreum isolate Shixiya-1 chromosome 6, ASM2569848v2, whole genome shotgun sequence DNA window ATGTAAGTAGACCTCTCCCGATACTAACTATTTAAAAGGtatataaaaattagattaatgtatattttatgtatcattatattaaattatttaactatcatttattatattttaaaattttaaaatattttatgtaccattaattttgtaaataatttatattagttACTTAAAaggtatttaaaatttatatttcatgaatcattatattaaattatttaaatatcatataaCTTAACTAATTTTTTACTTTACACTATTGTTGATACCTTGTATCAACAAGGGAAGAGAAGGTGGTGGTGTAAGTAAGGCATGTTTACCCTTGTTGGGCAGAGAACCAAAAAAGTAGGAGAATGAAGAGGAGAGGGATGAGAGCTTAGTCTCTTAGGGTTTGTTGAGAAAGAAGAGGAGGCCCTTTTTATGTTGTATCTTAGGGTATTAATGGGTAAGCGGTGGTTCCTGAGTGGTCTCCTCTTGAGGAAAACACACTCGTTAATAATGGATGACCTATCGAAGAGCCCAACCGGGTGGTTAAAGATGGATGATTCCTCTCGTGTGTGATACGAAGCATACAAGTAGTTGGTCATTGATTAATCATCCAGACGATATAAAGTGGAGGGCTGCCTATGGGCGTCTTTCTAATCGCTTCTCATGTTACTACGTGTTCAAGTCAAAGAAGTGGTATAACAATTATtatgttaaaagaaaaaaaggacaTTTTAACCTTCAATTGCAATTTTTAGCAACATTActaaacatttaaaattaataaactaTATTTTTCACAGCACGTTTTCTAATAACAATTTAAAAAGCACTTTTCAGCTGCAACATCCACGAAAAACTAAGCATAATTGTTCAAGTAGATAAGCATAATTGTTCAAGTAGATAATGACATGGCTTAAAATACTTTTGTAATAAGATTAACAGTACCATTTTTTAAGTGATACAATTTTTAAGCAATTTTATCTTGAAACAAAACCTTCTTTATAATATAAAGAAATCGAAAACTAAATAAAACCGAATTATCATCAACgatctaaaaatttaaaaaaaaaatcgaatCAAATCGGATCGAATCCAACCAATTTGAATCTCTACCTTTCAATGTTGGTCTCCTTCAAATTATCTGTTCAAATGTCAAATTAGTTCCACAAAATATCTTCTGGGCTGTGGTGGAATTTTGTTGCTATCACGGCCCATGAGGCCGCCACGTATTTATACAAAAGCCTTTCaccaaatatttacattttataattattattttctattggATTTTTTCGACttaattcaaataaataatttgatttttcaaatttcgagtcaatttaaattttacaatttaaataaattgaataacatattaatattttgatccctgaaaattccaaaatttcataatttttttaaattcttcAAAATGGTGAATTTGAGGACCtaaacaagtaaattatcaattttaatttattatattaaactattttttaaaatatatatggttttaatTTTATGTGCTTTGACATAGAATTAATTATATtgtaacaatattttaatttaaaatgtttatattttaatttaacttaaacaaTTTCACTCGATTAAACTCGACTCAAATTTCATTTAACTCGAAttgattcaaaaaaaattcatggTACATCCATTTAAATTATTTACACATAGATATTTGCATATTCTTATAGTTATATCTAGGGTTAATGCATTGTTTCAGGCCTAAATTTGGTAATTGTTTCTATATCGAGGTATGAATCTTTTTCTCTAAGTTAGTCTCTAGATTTGATAATCGTCCCCACATTAGGGCTTATTTTTTTTAtccaagttagtccctgaacttgacaattattttcatatttggGTTTGAACTTATTTTGATTAAACTTTTTTTAAGGAAATAGCATGGATTAACTtggataaaaaaaaattcaaaccctaatatATGATTAATTGTCaagtttaggggctaatttgGATTAAAAATCAAAATCTAATGTGAGAGCAATTGCCAAATTTAAGGATtaagttaaacaaaaaaaattaaaaccccaATATGAAAATCAAATTCAGATTCCAAATAATACattaaccattatatttaaatgagagaaaatataataaaatattttaaaaatagaaaaaataggcACGTCACAATTTTTTAAAGATacttgtaaaataaaaatatattactaATACATCAAATACCAAGTCTTAATTTAAATGCAAGTTTAAaccaattcaaaatatataataaaaaaaaaacctatgcAAAGCTCATACCTCAATTAatcattaattaatttttgttttggttaaaaataatttaattataaaaagcttgaatatatataatattattaacagtcatgaaaataaagaaaataaatagaaaCATACTTCAAATTTCAAGATTAAATTaaaggaaaaaattaaaatagtaaatttttgtattaaaagtctaattatattttcttttatctattaaaaaatagataaattaatctcTATATATCAGATAAAAAATTAAttcttctgttaaaaatttcaattatttctactattaaaatttgatatttgtaTGTTAAAATAAGATACACGTGACATATTACACATATAATTATTTAGTTATTCTATTAAcaacataaattttaataataaaagtgaataatttttaaaaataattaatttacttttagaTAATTCTTAATATACTACTATTCTTATAGCGAAAAGCATCCTCTCGTCACGTCACAATCACGTGGGTATTCTTATCCTAATCCTATGGGAGGGAAAAATATcatgataaaataatatttaaaaatcccAAGGACCCTAACGTCCAcaaatttatgtatatataaaaaaatacaaatttatgaTTTATTATTACCATAATAATAAAAGTtagatattttattcattttctatatattattttgaatataaagTTAATTGCATCGATTTATTATTGAAATGATACACACTGATTAAAATGATTAAACCCAATGCGAATTTGACTATATTCAATTCAactaaagtataatttaaatgaCCCAACAAACTACTTAAACTCAAAATCACAATAACTTAAAATGATgtaaaattgaaaaattcaaaTGGGTTAATTAGTTAATTGACCCTTAAAATATACATTTTCCTCAATTGATATCTATGCATGAATTatcttctttttttcattttaagagaAAATTAGgagaaaattaagaaattagATTTTATTTTTCAACATAGAGATTACGTTAAAGAGAAAAAGGGTTTGAATTATCACTGTATCAACACCAGAATAAAAATCCGACCCATTGGGTCCAATTGGCATTGTTGAAGTAAAAAAACACTAGAAAACTCACCGCGGAAGGGCTCGCCGGAGCACTTGAGCAAGCAACACCGGCGCAGTCAAGTGCGGTAAATGGCCTTCTGTTCTCAAAATCTCCACCGTGGTTCGTCCCCCAAGATGGGTCTTTAAATACTCCGCCACCGATGCCGGAACCGACACATCTTTCGCCGTCTGGATCACGCAACACGGCACTCTCACTTTCCCGAGTTCCCCTCTCAGATCACTGTTGAATATCGTCCTTGAAACGAACAATGATATGTCCGGTCTCATGTTGAAAAGTGTCCGGCTGAACTCTCGAACCGCCGTCGGCACATCGGCCCCCACCAACACTGGGGCAAACCCGTTGACCCAAGCTTCGTAATTGGCTTCCATTGCTGAAAATACTTCCTCAATCTCGCCTAGCTCGAACCCTCCGTGGTAATTTTCGTCATTGAGAAACCTGCAaaccataaatttcattttggtcTAACTCTAATTTTAGTCGTTGTGTTATGCTGAAACTttaaatttagtctttttgatTTAATTCAATCCTTTATTATTAGGTCTAATTCTAGAcctgaaattttgaatatttaaattttaacatatttCACCGGTGAACCACAAAGGCCAATTTTTTTTCCTTCCGTTTTACCTGGGAGAAGCGCCGATGAGGATGAGTTTGGAGAAGAGTTGAGGGCAGCGAATGGAAGCCAAGATACCGATCATGGCGGAGACGGAGTGGCCGACGTAAGCGCAACGGTGAACGCCGAGAGCTTTAAGAATATTAAGCAAATCGTCGACGAAAGCATCGAGAGTGTCGTACCTAGTGGAATCGAAGTAATCGGGGTTGACGCTGCCGGCACAAACGAGGTCGTATAGGATTATACGATAATTAGGTGTGAAAAATGGGAGAATCCGTTGCCAAACCGATTGGTCCGTACCGAAACCGTGAGCCAAGACAAGGATTCTGTCGCCGGAGCCGACAACTCGTACGTTGAAAGCTTCTAAAAGGGTGTTTGCCATGTTTATTTTGGGGGGTTTCTGTAGCGGGAATGTGTTTTTGACTTGGGGATGTAGGGTTTGTTTGATTGTTTTTTACTGGTTTAGACATTTATTTATATTGGTTTTTGCCATTGGTGGAAGGGTTAATGACTTTGATAGTGATGGTGGTCTTATCTGATATAAGTGTATTGATGGGGCATGCCGTACAGCTCAAATGTTTTCTTGGGTGAAGTTGTTTTTGGTGGGTTTTTTCTGagtttggatttttttttaatttgattttttgaatttagaattttaatttttttataaaattgagttTGAACGGATCTGGGATTGGGaattttgggtttagggtttttaaTTTCAAGTTCATTGTACAATCTTTGGTTGTTAATATTGTATCGATGAATATATTAATAGAATTGTGTTTTAGTGTTTCGTTTCAAATTTATCGATATGGTGAAATATTTTTATAGTTTGATTTCTAgttctattatatatataacctCAATTTAAAAGTAGTAATTAGATTTAATGCTTAATCTAATAATTACTTCATTTTAAAATGTAATAGTGAAAATTAGTTAAGTTACAGTTATAAAAATTAgcttttttttttgacaaaatgaaaaaataaattacatcAAATCAATTGCTTAAAAATACCATTCGCTTTGTATTGTTGTAAAACTTTTAAGATTTCATTAGGAGCCATatcaaaaatttttaaatttgacttCAACGTTAGACTAAGTTTAGCCAACCAATCCTCAATTATGTTGTGTTCTCTAACTACATATTTAATCTGTCATTGTCCTTCAGATCTCATAACTCGCTGGACCATTCTAACCACAATGATACCTAAATCCTCCAATCTAATATCAATTAAAGCCTGAACCATATCAAGATTATCAGTCTGAATTGTAGCTCATCTATACCCTTTATTTAACAGAACGAGAAACCCATCCAGGATACCCTATATTTCAACCTCAAAATGCGTATATATACCCTAATAACGATTAAATCCCAAAATCTAATTTCCAAGTTGATCCTGCAACACACCTCCAACAGAAGCATTTCATGTAGCTCTGGCCACTATGCCATAAATGAATAAATGGACCCACATACCATCAGCATGAGAGTTATATCCCAAACTAAGAGTATTATTCTTGTGACTATTGAGCCCAACTAATAGAGATTTCAACAACTTCAATTGCCGACCAAGTAACATTCTGAAAGATGAaaagatttttatttttctagataCGCCAAGCGATTAATCCAAAAAGACACGACCATGTAATGCCCTGATCTTGCAGCCTTATATGACAACAAGGTTATAAGATAACCAAACCTGAAAAGTTTAAGAAAAGGATCTTTGTTGATGCTCTATTGGAATCATATACATCCACACTTCCTTTGCTACCAGACAATCCCGAAGCACATGAATACTATCTTCAATTCCATACCCACATATAGGACAAGAATAGTTATATCCAATCCCCCGTTATGTACACTCTAAATTCGTTAGTAGTCTCCGCTTAAATGCCAACCAAAGGAAAAATCTCACTCTTTATGGACCCTAGTACTTCCATGAATTCTTCCAAAATTCTTCTCAAGATTCCAAGTTCCTTCTTTTAAAGACCAGAACGCACTACGTACTAAAAAGGAACCTAAGGCCAAATGAGCCCAAATTATCCTATTTTACCCCGAATTAGGATGAGGAGGAGGGACACTAACAATACGATTAATCACTTCTTCAAACAACCATATACGAAACAGATCCAAATTCCAAGTACTATCAAACTTTACCAAATCCCTTAGAGTGCAATCCAAATAAAGAATAGCATAGGAGGGAATTTGCGAAATTAAAGGACCAGTATATGGGATCCAAGAATCTTTCGAGCAACGAATATTAGCACCATTTCCAATGGACCAAGCTAAGTTGGTATAGGTTGGTGATGCACTGGTATATATTAGTCTTGATTGAAACGAATTGAAATACGATAAAATAGCTTaaacatgttgaaattttgatgaagATGAAACTTAAGTTGTTTGATATTGGCTTAAGAAAGAAACAATGTATACCAACCTATAAAACTATTATTGATACAATATAGATGACCATGGTTTCATCACTTGACTTTCTTTTTAGAGTTCTTGTATGTTCTAGGTTAAGTGACTAGATGGGTAGCCTTAGAAGTAGTTCAAAAGAGTAAAAGGGCTTTCTTCAATCAAGCGAGTCACTTTTTTATTTCATTGTTGGtttgaatattatttttattcaacatgaTTTTCATTGATTTATAATTACATTGAAAATACAAATCAAAGAAAGTTGAATGAACACTTGACAAAAATCAAGTTACACTAAAAACATATTTGGACCAAGCATAAGATATTGGCCGAGAAAATGTTATTGTCACTAATACAAGCCATATCATGATTGTCAAAACCACATAATCAAATAGCAACAACCAGGACTAAGAACACGAATTGGTGTGTTGTAACCATTATTGACAATCTTGTCATTCTCGAAGCTTACTTTAAAGTTTTAGAATGCATTGAATCCATTTAGTTAAACATAGACAAAACGAGTGAgtttgtaacaacctgattttcaaTGATACCAGAAAAGACAGTTTCAGAATCTCATTTTCGTTCAATTTTATCTATTAATTGCTTAATTagggtac harbors:
- the LOC108484530 gene encoding strigolactone esterase D14 — translated: MANTLLEAFNVRVVGSGDRILVLAHGFGTDQSVWQRILPFFTPNYRIILYDLVCAGSVNPDYFDSTRYDTLDAFVDDLLNILKALGVHRCAYVGHSVSAMIGILASIRCPQLFSKLILIGASPRFLNDENYHGGFELGEIEEVFSAMEANYEAWVNGFAPVLVGADVPTAVREFSRTLFNMRPDISLFVSRTIFNSDLRGELGKVRVPCCVIQTAKDVSVPASVAEYLKTHLGGRTTVEILRTEGHLPHLTAPVLLAQVLRRALPR